From Verrucomicrobiota bacterium, the proteins below share one genomic window:
- a CDS encoding peptide MFS transporter, with protein MNANLSNAAPSPRHPPGLYTLFFTEMWERCSYYGMRGLLVLFMKATLEKGGLEFSIPMAGAIYGLYTAAVYLAAMPGGWVADRLIGAQRAILCGGALIACGQFTLAISRKDTFFLGLLLVVIGTGLLKPNISAIVGKLYPEGGARRDAGFTIFYMGINLGSFVGPLVCGPLGEKINWHLGFAAAGLGMVGGLVQFALMRKHLHGAGAGPEVASVSMNDWRLLTGALAALGLAVVLIWSGVIPVNPLQVANAAKWVIVALAVFTFLRLFFFSDLTGLEKQRIGVVAGLFVAAVTFFAGLEQAGSSLNLFADQYTNRMLGSYEMPASWFQSINPLCVVLLGPVAAGVWIALSKRGRDLSLGMKFAAGLLLLAVGYVVIAVGAQRAVAGPVSPVWLLLMYLLHTMGELCVSPVGLSSITKLAPARIVGQIMGLWFMATALGNLTAGLIAGNSTSPGQMASQFWWVALAAAVVGILLMFLAKPMRRWMAGIK; from the coding sequence ATGAATGCCAATTTATCCAACGCCGCCCCGTCTCCCAGGCATCCGCCCGGGCTCTACACGCTCTTCTTCACGGAGATGTGGGAGCGGTGCAGCTACTATGGGATGCGCGGGCTGCTGGTGCTTTTCATGAAGGCGACGCTGGAGAAGGGCGGTCTGGAGTTCTCCATCCCGATGGCCGGCGCGATTTACGGACTTTACACGGCGGCGGTTTACCTTGCGGCCATGCCCGGTGGCTGGGTGGCGGACCGCTTGATCGGCGCCCAGCGGGCCATCCTCTGCGGCGGCGCGCTGATCGCCTGCGGGCAGTTCACCCTGGCGATTTCCCGAAAGGACACGTTTTTTCTGGGTCTGCTGCTGGTGGTGATAGGCACAGGGCTGCTCAAGCCGAACATCAGCGCTATCGTTGGCAAACTTTATCCCGAAGGCGGTGCGCGGCGGGACGCGGGCTTCACGATTTTCTACATGGGCATCAATCTTGGTTCGTTCGTGGGCCCGCTGGTGTGCGGGCCGCTGGGCGAGAAGATTAACTGGCATCTTGGGTTCGCGGCGGCGGGCTTGGGCATGGTCGGCGGTTTGGTGCAGTTCGCGCTGATGCGGAAACATCTGCACGGTGCAGGTGCGGGGCCTGAAGTTGCTTCCGTGTCCATGAACGACTGGCGTTTGTTAACCGGTGCGTTGGCAGCCTTGGGGCTCGCGGTCGTGCTGATTTGGAGTGGGGTCATCCCCGTCAACCCGTTACAAGTGGCCAACGCCGCCAAGTGGGTCATCGTGGCGCTGGCCGTCTTCACCTTCCTCCGACTTTTCTTCTTCAGCGATCTGACGGGCTTGGAGAAGCAGCGGATTGGGGTGGTGGCGGGGCTGTTCGTGGCGGCGGTGACGTTTTTTGCGGGGCTGGAGCAAGCGGGGTCATCGCTCAATCTTTTTGCGGATCAATACACGAACCGGATGCTGGGGTCGTATGAAATGCCTGCCAGTTGGTTTCAATCCATAAATCCGCTCTGTGTCGTCCTGCTTGGCCCGGTGGCGGCGGGCGTGTGGATCGCGCTGTCGAAACGGGGCCGGGATTTGTCGCTGGGCATGAAGTTCGCAGCGGGCCTGCTGCTGCTGGCGGTAGGTTATGTCGTCATCGCCGTGGGTGCGCAACGGGCGGTGGCCGGACCGGTCTCACCGGTGTGGCTGTTACTCATGTATCTCCTGCACACGATGGGGGAACTGTGCGTCAGTCCCGTCGGGTTGAGTTCGATCACGAAGCTTGCGCCGGCGCGGATTGTCGGGCAGATCATGGGACTGTGGTTCATGGCCACGGCGCTGGGCAATCTAACAGCGGGATTGATTGCCGGAAACAGCACCAGCCCCGGCCAGATGGCATCCCAATTCTGGTGGGTTGCGCTGGCCGCTGCGGTCGTCGGCATTTTGCTCATGTTCCTGGCTAAACCGATGCGCCGTTGGATGGCAGGCATCAAGTAA
- a CDS encoding L-serine ammonia-lyase, iron-sulfur-dependent, subunit alpha translates to MLVSIFNDVIGPVMRGNSSSHCAAALRIGRLARDLMGVEFNEVLIQFDRNGSLPTTHESQGSDMGLFGGLLGWDAADERLPNSPQALRDLGVQVRIETVDAGDPHPNTYRLTLRNGHEQHFVRAISTGGGMIEVLNVDGFKVSMFGDCFETLLWVRGEGHKLARELAALVPADAILVHETEGEQMVEVKAGAFVSEQTMSRLNGAYVIRKIKRFSPVLPVLSRKTTSVPFTTCEEMLRHDQGRNTPLWKLAVEYEMARGNLTEAEVIAQMVDIVRILRRSIAQGIVGTQYEDRVLGHQSGKFSDLMKAGRLLDGGALNRIILYVTALMEVKSSMGVIVAAPTAGACAALPGAVIAMAEQMGLKEEAMAMAMLASGLIGVFIATRWTFAAEVGGCQAEGGSAACMAAAALVTLANGTMAQSVAASSMAFQSMLGLICDPIANRVEAPCLGKNVMAASNALACANMALAGYDPVIPLDEVIQTAERVGRQMPRELRCTALGGLSITPTSLAIEQRLAAKKAAACGSGCACH, encoded by the coding sequence ATGTTAGTAAGTATTTTTAACGACGTGATCGGTCCAGTGATGCGGGGCAACTCCAGCTCACACTGCGCGGCCGCGCTGCGCATCGGGCGGCTGGCGCGCGACCTGATGGGCGTTGAGTTCAACGAGGTGCTGATTCAATTTGACCGCAACGGCTCGCTGCCAACGACTCACGAGTCGCAAGGTTCGGACATGGGGCTGTTCGGCGGGCTGCTGGGCTGGGACGCGGCCGATGAACGATTGCCTAACTCACCACAGGCGTTGCGCGACCTTGGGGTGCAGGTCCGGATTGAGACGGTGGACGCCGGGGATCCGCATCCAAACACCTACCGACTGACATTGCGCAACGGGCATGAACAGCACTTCGTTCGCGCCATCTCCACGGGAGGCGGCATGATCGAGGTACTCAACGTGGACGGCTTCAAGGTTTCCATGTTTGGCGATTGTTTTGAAACGCTGCTGTGGGTGCGCGGCGAGGGTCACAAACTGGCGCGGGAATTGGCGGCGTTAGTGCCCGCAGATGCCATCCTGGTACATGAAACCGAAGGCGAACAGATGGTGGAGGTGAAGGCGGGTGCGTTCGTCAGCGAGCAGACGATGAGCAGGCTGAACGGGGCTTACGTCATCCGCAAAATCAAACGTTTTTCCCCGGTGCTGCCGGTGCTTTCGCGCAAAACCACGAGCGTGCCCTTCACGACCTGCGAAGAAATGCTGCGCCATGACCAGGGGCGAAACACGCCGCTGTGGAAGCTGGCGGTGGAATATGAAATGGCGCGGGGCAATCTGACCGAGGCGGAGGTCATCGCCCAAATGGTGGACATCGTCCGCATCCTGCGCCGGTCCATTGCCCAAGGGATAGTAGGAACGCAGTACGAAGACCGTGTTCTGGGTCATCAAAGCGGCAAGTTTAGTGACCTGATGAAAGCGGGCCGCCTGCTGGATGGTGGCGCGCTCAATCGCATCATTCTTTATGTCACGGCGCTGATGGAAGTAAAGAGTTCCATGGGCGTGATCGTGGCGGCACCGACAGCGGGAGCGTGCGCCGCGCTGCCCGGAGCGGTGATTGCCATGGCGGAGCAAATGGGCTTGAAGGAAGAGGCGATGGCGATGGCGATGCTCGCGAGCGGACTCATCGGGGTGTTCATCGCCACGCGCTGGACGTTTGCGGCGGAAGTGGGTGGCTGCCAGGCGGAAGGCGGTTCGGCGGCGTGCATGGCGGCGGCGGCGCTGGTGACGCTAGCCAACGGAACCATGGCACAATCGGTGGCTGCCTCCTCGATGGCGTTTCAAAGCATGTTGGGACTGATTTGCGACCCGATTGCCAACCGCGTCGAGGCTCCATGCCTGGGCAAAAATGTCATGGCAGCGAGCAATGCGCTAGCCTGCGCGAACATGGCATTGGCGGGCTATGATCCCGTCATCCCGTTGGATGAAGTTATCCAGACCGCCGAGCGGGTGGGTAGGCAGATGCCACGAGAGCTGCGCTGTACCGCGCTGGGCGGGCTATCCATCACGCCGACATCGCTGGCCATTGAGCAGCGGCTAGCGGCAAAGAAAGCGGCTGCCTGCGGCAGCGGGTGTGCCTGCCATTGA
- a CDS encoding aldehyde dehydrogenase — translation MKLEYSAVKSAARKLKFRTQAFMDGKFVSAQSGKTFTTENPATGKPLAQIAACDVPDVDRAVKAARRVFEAGTWSRMKPSERKKVLLNYADRLEAKASELALLDTLEAGKPIGDCATMDIPDTILCLRWHAEAIDKLYNHVSPTGPEHLALILREPVGVVGCVIPWNFPAQMAAWKIGPALAAGNSVVLKPAELTSLSAIRMAELAAEAGVPAGVFNVVPGLGETAGQAIGRHPDVDMVAFTGSTEVGRYFLKYAAESNLKRIILECGGKSPQVVFADAPDLDVVANNAVGAAFWNMGENCSCGSRLIVHQSIKDELVEKIAKLAKTWKVGDPLDPRNRLGAMIEKSHLDKVLSYIESGKAEGAKLVLGGKRILEKSGGYFVEATIFDGVSNRMKIAREEIFGPVLSVTAFSTEEEAVAIANDTIYGLAASIYTRDLNRAHRVARAIRAGTVSVNCFSEGDITTPFGGFKQSGFAGRDKSIWAHEQYTELKTIWMQLA, via the coding sequence ATGAAACTCGAATACTCAGCCGTTAAAAGCGCGGCGCGCAAACTCAAGTTCCGCACGCAAGCATTCATGGACGGCAAGTTTGTCAGCGCCCAAAGTGGAAAGACTTTTACCACCGAAAACCCCGCCACAGGCAAACCACTGGCGCAGATTGCCGCGTGTGACGTCCCAGACGTGGACCGCGCCGTAAAGGCCGCGCGCCGCGTCTTTGAAGCTGGCACATGGTCGCGGATGAAACCGTCCGAGCGGAAGAAGGTGCTGCTGAACTATGCCGATCGGCTGGAGGCCAAAGCCAGCGAACTCGCACTCCTCGATACGCTCGAAGCCGGCAAACCCATTGGCGATTGCGCCACGATGGACATTCCCGACACCATCCTGTGCCTCCGCTGGCACGCCGAGGCGATTGACAAGCTTTACAACCACGTTTCGCCGACCGGGCCAGAGCATCTGGCGTTGATCCTGCGCGAACCCGTGGGAGTGGTGGGATGCGTCATTCCATGGAATTTCCCGGCCCAGATGGCAGCGTGGAAGATTGGCCCGGCGCTGGCCGCCGGGAACAGCGTGGTGCTCAAGCCCGCCGAATTGACTTCCCTGAGCGCGATTCGCATGGCGGAACTGGCCGCCGAGGCGGGCGTGCCGGCGGGCGTATTTAACGTCGTGCCCGGCCTGGGCGAGACTGCCGGGCAAGCGATCGGACGTCATCCGGACGTGGACATGGTCGCCTTCACCGGCTCGACTGAAGTGGGCAGGTATTTTCTCAAATATGCCGCCGAGTCGAATCTCAAGCGCATCATCCTCGAGTGCGGAGGCAAAAGCCCGCAGGTCGTGTTTGCGGACGCGCCGGATTTAGACGTCGTGGCGAACAACGCGGTGGGTGCGGCCTTTTGGAACATGGGTGAGAATTGCAGTTGCGGGTCACGGCTGATCGTTCACCAGAGTATCAAGGACGAGCTAGTGGAGAAAATCGCCAAGCTGGCGAAGACCTGGAAAGTGGGTGATCCGCTTGATCCTCGAAACCGACTCGGCGCCATGATCGAAAAGTCGCATCTGGACAAGGTCCTGAGCTACATTGAATCCGGCAAGGCGGAAGGCGCCAAGCTGGTCCTGGGCGGCAAGCGCATTCTGGAAAAAAGCGGCGGCTACTTTGTGGAGGCGACCATCTTTGACGGAGTCAGCAACCGGATGAAGATTGCGCGCGAAGAAATATTTGGCCCGGTGTTGTCGGTAACCGCTTTCTCGACCGAAGAAGAAGCCGTCGCGATCGCCAATGACACAATCTACGGGCTGGCCGCTTCGATCTACACGCGCGACCTCAACCGGGCCCATCGCGTGGCCCGCGCCATTCGTGCCGGCACGGTGTCGGTAAATTGTTTCTCCGAGGGGGATATCACCACCCCGTTCGGTGGATTTAAGCAATCGGGGTTCGCCGGACGCGACAAATCCATTTGGGCGCACGAACAATATACCGAGTTAAAAACGATATGGATGCAACTGGCGTGA
- a CDS encoding AraC family transcriptional regulator: MKLSTITAFAAHPHTSLVSVDARLLAELFDHAPDLAFFVKDAAGRYVAVNESLIKRHGLRHKAQAIGRRPCEFCAGDFGRIPSEQDAEVLRSGRPLLDHLEQQWYVPQKPVWCLTTKLPLRDPAGNIIGLIGISRDVRAPVNLRDIPPGLTAALDYFETNLAEPVSPAALARRAKITPAKLARLIRRFFDLTPSQFITQTRLAVASRLLRESDCPVADIAHECGFYDHSAFTRAFRAAMGVTPSEFRHGVPASQRP; encoded by the coding sequence GTGAAATTGAGCACAATCACTGCTTTCGCTGCCCATCCGCATACCAGTTTGGTGTCGGTGGATGCCCGGTTGTTGGCCGAACTTTTCGACCATGCGCCCGACCTTGCTTTCTTCGTCAAGGATGCTGCCGGTCGTTATGTGGCGGTGAATGAATCGCTCATCAAACGCCATGGCCTGCGTCACAAGGCCCAAGCCATCGGACGACGCCCTTGCGAGTTTTGTGCCGGAGATTTCGGACGGATTCCCTCCGAGCAGGACGCGGAAGTGTTGCGCTCCGGCCGGCCGCTGCTCGATCATCTCGAACAACAATGGTACGTGCCTCAAAAACCGGTTTGGTGTCTCACCACCAAGCTGCCCCTTCGGGATCCGGCGGGAAACATCATTGGCCTTATTGGCATCTCGCGCGATGTGCGCGCGCCGGTTAACCTGCGCGACATTCCACCGGGACTTACCGCTGCGCTCGATTATTTCGAAACAAACCTTGCCGAACCCGTTTCACCCGCAGCCTTGGCCAGACGCGCCAAGATCACTCCCGCCAAATTGGCCCGTCTCATCCGCCGCTTCTTCGATCTCACCCCCAGCCAGTTCATCACCCAGACGCGCCTTGCGGTGGCCTCGCGTCTCCTGCGCGAATCTGACTGTCCTGTGGCCGACATCGCCCATGAGTGTGGTTTCTATGACCACAGCGCTTTTACCCGCGCCTTCCGTGCCGCCATGGGGGTGACCCCCAGCGAATTCCGGCATGGGGTGCCCGCCAGTCAGCGCCCATGA